Genomic window (Vigna unguiculata cultivar IT97K-499-35 chromosome 10, ASM411807v1, whole genome shotgun sequence):
GCATTTTTGTTGCGTAACCAACTCTGCATGAATTGGGTGCTTGAGTCCACTGGACTGGTAGAGCTTGTTCGGTTTATTGGATGGAATTCATGATATCAGTTTTGGGTTTGAGGATGGAAAACTAATATGGAATTCGTGATTGGAGAAAGAGTTTTCGATTTGTTTTCATGGTGTTTTTTAATTGAAGaagaataagttaaaaatatatttttaggaTATTTGTATTCTTAAGTAGTAGAAAAAATTGctctaaatttttttgttggaaatttGCGTCTGTTTATGAAGTTGATTTAGTATTTTTGTATCGACGTTTTTGTTTCTTTGGAACTCTCGCACTCATAGATAAAAACTCATCATTATGTCTCCTTTCTATATTGCAATTCAATGACTCTGCACATGgttgtgacactttttttttccaGGTTTGAtagttttcttatttattatattgataaaTCATACTTTTTTGGCATTAAATTGATTCCCCCACCCTCGTTGCATGTACGCATTTCCATTTAAGTGTACTTTAAGTTGAATTAGAATTTGATGCCATTCTTCTGATGAAGACAAAAGATGGCAGACAATGAAGATGGAGGGGACAAGACTTCTCGTGGGAATGAATGGGAGGTTGTATCTCTCACGGCATCGACATATGCAGCTGCTCCTGGTCCTGATGATGTTGAGATGAAGGATGAGGGGAGAGAAAGTTCATTTGTACCGGATGAAGCAGAAACGTCACGTGCTTTATTCATGTCTGGTCACTTTGTCTTTCCACCCAGTCAGCATGAAAACTTGCCTGTGGAACCCGATTATAGTGAGATTCATGATGATTCTGGAGACAAAGATGTTACCTCTGATGAGACTGTTGGAGAAGTGATAAGACCAAGTGGAAAAGATGAAGAAAACTTGACATTACCAGGATTGGAGGTTTCAGAAGAGTTTGAGGGAATGCGTTATTTTGATCAGAAAATCAATAGATTATCTGTTCGTGGTAAAGAGTTTGAGGAAGGTACAACTCTTCCAGATTTTGGTTTGACTGAAAAGGGGGAGATTATGTATGACCCTGCAAAATACACTTCTTTCCAAGGTGAAACAACAATTGGTGGTGTAACAGCATATGGTGAAAGCATAGTTGAGCCTGAAACAACTGAATCCGAAGGTTCAAACGTGTCTCCTGATTTATCACTGTCAAAGAACTCTTCCAAAGATGATGAATACAACACTTCAGATCTTCCCTGTGGAGCTTGGTGGAAGCGAAGAGCTGCCTCCTTATATGCTCATGCCAAAGAGACAAACGCATTCTGGTCTGTTTTCGTTGCTGCTGCTGTGATGGGTCTAGTAATGCTCGGCCAACATTGGCAGCAGGAAAGAGCTTTACAACTTAAATGGCAAATCAGTATAAATGATGAGGTATATCCATTATCATCATGCGTTCTTAGAAACATTTTATGTTAGCATATTTGATTTCATAAATGATcagaaaatatatgtatatgataaaTGGTGTAAGGTTGTCCAAAGTCATACATTATTCACAAGCTAGTCGCTGCTCTAATGTGTTATAGACAATATGCTTGATTGATTATATGACTCTAGTAATGCAACAATGGATTCATCATTAACCAGTATGTCACTATATAACACTATTATGTCATTGACACTGGACAAAATCTGATATTGGTAATGCAGTGATGAATAATaatgaagatattttttaataggCTAAAGTTTATTGATTGAAGTTTGGAATTGGGGAAAAGATTTACTCAAAACCAAAGTACAGGAACAAAGCATCAGAATCATGAGTCATTGACCCTCCACCCCGATACATTGCAATGTCCCAATCTTTTCAAAGTATCTTGGTTGCCCagtatttatgtatttaatataCTTACCAAAGCAACTTTCATCTTTCTTATTCAGCAACATGTTTTGAGCTGTACCTTCTAtccaaaagaataaatttttaattccaCACCGCTGCAATGGTTGGGTATCATCTTCACCTGTCCATCTAATTAGTCCAGCTGTTGAAAATCATGTGACGTCCTTGGTATCTTTATGGGTGTTAACAATGTCTTAAGGCCTAACGACCATGTGTGCTGATTTTTATACAAGAATGAACTTAATTCCACTGTAATTTAAGAATGTCATACTTAATTTTATGAGCAatgtaatgtaattatttattgtcCTTATCTGAAACATTAGCAGTGGTAGAAGAActtctgaaaaaaaatttatctttgaCTTTCCCTATCCTTTAGAGAAGCATAAATCTTACTACATATTCAAGGTATTTTTTGTCAACTTGAGGCTCTACTTCATCGGCAGAAAGAGTGCCACGAACTCTTTTTTTGCAATTCTCTCTAGCTGCTCGGTTTGATTTCTCGTATTACTTCAAAAATACTAACATTCTCCATCTTAATGCTCCCACAGGTGAGGAGCAGGGTGCTTGCTCCCATTATTCGATTCAAAGATGTGATTGTTGGTGGCCACCGTCGTGGCTCCTTGGTCAGGGGAAGCTCCTCTAGTGAAAGTTAAAGTACTTGAGGAAAAGGTGGCTAAGTGCACGGGCATCCTATCCCTGTGGTAAGTGAAGATGATGACGAAAAATGGTATGTCAGAGAGAGGTTGAGAATGAAAAGTGCTACATTTGTGAAATCCAGGTTCGGTAGCAGGATTGGTTGACCTTTCCCAGTTATGAATGTCATTGACCAAACATTATATGCTGTGgattttcttcatctttatatTGACTATAGCATTGTATAGCTATTGAAGTTATTCAACTTGGTAAGTTATGTATTTTGATAATGTGAAATTGGCAGTTTAAACACGAAAGATGTAAATGAAGTGATTGCTTGAATGGTGagtatttagtttttctttgacTCTGACGGCTTCGGGATCTCGCAAACGAGAGTGAAACCTCAGTTTCTAAACTGTAATAGACTGCATGCTGTGGTTACATGGTTATGAATTGATAGATATCGTTGAATAAGGCATGCACACATGAGAACAACTACACTCGTGGTGGAGTGTTGCTCGGTTCCAACGACAAAGTTTATTATCTCTGTTAGCTTGTTTTAAGTGGACCTGTGATTAAGGGTACATTGATTTTCCTGTAAAACATCTGATTCAATTGGTTCATATGATTCACCAGTCAGTTCATAAAGGCTTTTGTGAATAGATTCTCTATTTTATCACTaaagtattgtttttttttcagtttaataGATTGTATCtcgattttttataatttggtttttattttatttaaaaaaatttaatgttgtttattttgttaatattactTTAATGACTAACAACAGAGTGGAACCTGACACAGATATGGAATTTTCAACTTAGATGGATGGATggtctttttaattatttactgaTGTGAAAAATATGTTGTGAAAATTGAACACAAAATTAGTTTCTTATTACTATTATGAAAAGAATTGCATTGGTCGTGTGCGTAAATAAAAGACAAACGTAACACATTCTAACCTTCCACTGACATCAACATCAGTCTAATattctttttaactaaaatggaactgaattgaaaatttgagaaaataaatatgaaaaacattagaaaaaagaagcttatcaaacatttttttttctctcctaaaTGGTAAAACTATGTTGTTTTTAGAGTATAAAATCTCATAATACTTACCCTTGAAGTattgaaaatttcatttaacTGGTCATTAAAGTGAAAATTCACAAACACATTATTGCACGTAGATTTAGCGAACGGACCTACTTTAACACACAATCTGACGAATCACAATTTCATCTTGGGATTCGAATGTATTTAAAGACTAAGATGCAACTTTATTTATactgttatataaaaaatattttttgattgaaagctttactctttaataaaataaaataatatttttatttcataaaatatgcAATAGATACTAAAAGATAATCATATAATTTGTTCACTTGAAAGTACCAATCTGAGGAAGCTTAAGTATTTTTCCTGGTTATGAtcataaattttagattttaattattttcgtaACTTGATGGGTGTGGACTATTGGATCTAATGTATTGCAATTCCCATATTTGTGGACTGGAAAAGCATGGTGGTCATGGAGAATCTCTGTTTCTTGATAGCATTTTATGCTATTTTGTAGATACACcgatcaagaaaatagaagctgattttctttctcttattcgccaaattaatttcaatttcttaataAACATTCCaccacctctttcacctttcaCTAAATGAAAAGTAGTCTGTTCTTACTTTTAAAAACTTCTATAAGGATAAATGATGAAGATaatctttatatatgtattttaaatgtcCTTTTATTTGAAGGGACATttaagaagagaagaaaaactaAAGGGTACAATCGAAGTCGATAAATATTGCAATTgaagttaaaattgaaactaattTTACCAATTGTGTTTGGATTTACTACTTTCTGATGATTTAACTTTGGATTAATCagatacaataaaaaaaatgacaatattAGAATTGGCGACTTCAATATTAGTGGATGGAGTGGAAGTGCAAATGAGGTATTTAGGAGATACTATGAGAAAGAGTTGACAACAATTTATATTCCATTAAGTATATAAATGGAGCCCAGAAATTAGGAGtaaaaacatttgaaaaaatatgGTACAAATAACTGAATGTGTAGATAATATTATCAACGCCAAAATGAGAATTTATCATTAACATCATAGTGTATAGGGACATTAAGAAAATGTTGCAAGACAATGACTCATTTAATGTTATAACAAGAAAGTATTAAGAAAGTTCTTGAAGCAATGTATTTACAATATAAGGTGCATACTTGTGTTTGGTTGAGATAAAAGCATTATGACTACTTTAATTTTGTGAACAGGTAAATGAGTGAGttaatccaatttttttttattgtaatacaataaatatattaattagtatgagaaagaaaaaaaaacatgtttaaatgAGCTAATTCACCAAATTCACCTATTTGTAATGAGTTAATGaagttacaaaaaattatttcactataaaataaataatattaaattatcttatttttaagtcttcattttctatttttatatcatttagaTATTATTAATACCCTTTTTccactattataatattttttttattatagaataaaataatgatatgattgaaattaaaaaaaaaaataagcaaagatatttatcttatattttttatataaaattaagttagaTAACTCTATCTTTTAAAAGTAAATCTTAAAATGCAACTGATCATTATAGaatatttgtttgtttcatttcaAGATTGAACATGAATGaacttttgataattttaactataaaaatcatatctaatatattttgaatataagttaAGAAATTATGACCTGATCTAGTTgaaatattcattaaatatagatatttatatattagttatttattagtaaaattGTTTCTGAGATTTAGTGCCTGAACATGGTAATTAATAGTTATCATGTGACTTAATCCACCTCAGCTTGACCATGGTTGTATTtgtatattacaaatttatttgttaagcattcttattttttaaaagcatAACGGATATAATATTTAAGATGGTAATGGTAGTTTACCAATGTCATATGTTAATTAACAACTAATTATCATGTCAATGCTATCTTAATTTAGATGAATTAGGGTCCACCGTTGAGAAACTTTTAAAAGAATCCAAATAAATGTGTAATAAGCTGTTTTTTTAATACCACTTATATACACAAATTCAAATTACTACTTTTGTTTCATATAGTCTCCTTTCTATATCTAAATTAAATCGTGAcaaatgagttaaaaaaataactttttggttttattcttttcttgCTCACAATGATATCAACATGTAATAAACTTATTATGTTCAAGCTTTTTATCGatctcaaattataaaataaaaataaaaattagtatattcaaaaataatcaAGTTTATGCTTTGTAATACAAATGATAACATGTAAGTAAATTAAAGAACAATGTATTAATTATATCATTCacttaatataataacatatataattttcaataaattcgTATAtctattatatacatatattaaaataattaataaaataaaaattaattatagaaatacattaatattttgaaatatatatatatatatatatatatatatatgcgtattatttcattttaaaaccaTAATATCATTGCCAACACTAATATAGGAGCAAAGAAAATATAGGAGTAGACTCAGAAGACTTAGATTCTCTCAAATGTTGctattgtttttcaatttggGCAATTTCTGTTCTGTTTATTTTCTCCATTGGGTTGTGAAATAtctactctttttcttttttctttttgttgtggAAGTGATCGACAATGAAAAGTTCAGTTTTTGAGAGTGGGTCTGAAAAACTAGGAATTGGAGTGACTCCGATCTTTGTGCTTGAAAGTACACTTCAATGGGATGATGCCCAATTTATCAAGTGAGAAATAGTGTCGGAAAATTACGTTCTTGGACAAAGATGGATTATTATTACTTGGCATTAATTGCTGAGTTGGGTCGGATAAGAGATTGATTTTCTTGGCCACATTGCTTCTATTTGACCCCAATCTTCGTGCTTGAAAGTACACTTCAACGGGATGATGCCCAATTTATCAAGTGTGAAATTTTGTTGGAAAATTACGTTCTTGGATAGAGAAGCATTATTATTTCTTGGGATTAATTACTCTGAGTTGGGTTGGATAAGAGATTGACTTTCTTGGCTACATTTCTTGTACTTTGTTTTCTGGGTTTTCCTGTCTAAACTTGATTGTCGTTCTGTTTGAGTCGTTTAATGAATAATGTTTAGGAGTGAGTGAGTTCGTCTTTAGATTCTTCGCCCACACTATGACAACGTTCCTTTAAgattttcacatattttgattttttggaaattttctcATTATTTTCCATGTAAAAAGATGGGAATCCTTAAGTGGAGAATTATGTGATCCAGTTGTTGTCAGATCAACTTAATGTCATTTACACGCTGTATTTTCAGTTTTGTTTTAGATTGATATCACTGAAATCATTAATCTTTAGATTTGTTCTTGAAAGGAAACTTCCATGtcatactaaatttttttactgtttGACATTAATCAATGCTTTATATGAATGTGAATCTGTGTAGTGGTTATGATaaagttttttaattcttaCTTGAGTATTCATTGGATTGGATAATGTACTCATGTTGATCGAGGCCACTTAAATGGTGGATTGAGGACCCAAAGGTTGCATATAGAAGAAAAGGGGGAGGCGGAGGGTTGTGATTTTCTGATGTGTGAAGTGCtattaaatgataatataatacgGTCTTTTCATACTTTTGCCTGGTTGAACTTTTTCATTATGATATTGGGCTGGGTTTTGGGTTACCATTGTGTTGTTGGTATAATATGTCTGGCAACCAACAATTTGGCATTCATACTTGTTGGTGTATCATCTTCATTGATTTCTAATTGATGGTTTCATCATTGTCAGAAATTGAGGATCGTCAGTGGTTGAGACAATGGGTAAAGAGAAAGTCTCACAAACCCCAAGAAGAATGACAAGGTCTTCGGCTTCATCTCCGACGTCCACTTCAAATAATGCAATTGCAGCAAAAGTAAATAGCCTTGAACCTCTGACAATCAACGACCTTTTAGTTGGAGGAGATCCAATCAGTCTAGATGACATAATTTCCAACTTTCCTGGTAGAAGAAACCAGATTCTTGAGATTGTGCGTCTTTTGGGACCTTTGAATTCACCAATGCTTCCTTTGTTTGTATATGGAGGCCCTTGTACTGGAAAAACCAGTATCATTCTTCAATTGTTCAGGTATCTCAAAAAGCCTCTTGTTTATTCTAGTTGTAGGACATGTTATAACCAGGGTATCTTGTTTGAATCTATTCTACATCAGTTATTTCTCCATAGAAAAAATGCTGCCAATGGTTATGCAAATGAGAAACGCTGTGACAGACTGTCTGATTTTGTCAACTTCCTTCGGGAAGCATTGACCAATATAAAAATCTCAAAGAGAAGTCAGGGAAGTTGGTCTCAAATAAGATGACACAAGAGAAAACTGGAAACATGATCTACTTGGTGTTTGACAATTTTCATCTTGTTAAGGAATGGGATAAGAGTTCTACTATATTGCCCCTGCTGTTTAATCTCTATGATATGCTAAAGATGCATGAGGTGGGTCTGATTTTTATCAGTAGTACTTCCCCAGACACATttacacacacatgcacacacacacgcaaacacgcacacacgtacaaacgcacgcacacatgcacacacgcacgcaagCACTCACCCACCCACCCGCACACACGTaggcacgcacacacgcacacacgtaggCACGCACAAACGCACACACGCCCACACGCACACAAGCACGCACAcacgcgcacacacacacacgcgcaCACATCCACACACACCCATGCACGCACGCACATACGCACACATGCACCcacgcacgcatgcacgcacccaagcacacacgcacacacgcacgcatgcacgcacccaagcacacacgcacacacacacgcaagcactcacccacccacccacacacacgcatgcacacacacacacacacacacactcacacacacacgcacgcacacacacacacacacacacgaacgtacgcacacacgcacacacgcacactaGCACGGACGCACACACGCAGACACACatacactcacacacacacacgcacgcacacacgcacacgcgcacgcacgcacacacgcacacacgcacacacgcaagCACTCatacatgcacacacacacgcacacacgcacacacgcacacacgcccACACGCACACAAGCACGCACACACGCGCACACACACATGCGCACAcatacacacagacacacacacacacacacacacgcacacaagcacgcacacacacatgcacccacgcacacacccacacacgcacacacggacgcacgcacacatgcacagaCACACAgacgcacccacgcacacacgcacacacgtacaaacgcacacacgcacacacacacacacgcacacacacacatgcacacacgcacacacgtacacacgtacacacgtacacacgcacacacacacacacgtacgcacacacacacacacacagacacacgtacgcacacacgcacacacacacccacgcacacgcacacacacgcacacacgcacccatgcacacacacatgcacgcaggcacacacacacacacacgcacacatgcgcgcacacacacacacacacacactcacacccacgcacacacgctcACAcgcgcgcacacacacacacacgcacacatgcacacacacacgcacacacgcacacacccacACCCCCCCCcccacacacgcacgcacgcacgcacacacgcacgcacgttCTCACAgatgcacgcacgcacacacgcatgcacgcacacacacacacacacatgctctcacgcacacacacatgcTCACACACACACGCGCACACACACGCGcctacatacacacacacagagacatattcaaacacacacacacacacgaacacacacacacacaaacacatatTCAAACACATTCACCCAgccacacacgcacacacgcacgcacacacccacACCCACCCATATATTCGGTTTTTGGGTTTGAtttttggggtttcgggtttcgagttacgacGTTTCAGTTTAGGGTGGTTTTCGGGTTAAatgtttcaggtttcgggtttcaggttacgggtttcgagtttcgactttttggtttagggtttcgggtgtaaggtttcgggtgtagggtgtagggtttcgggtgtagggtgtagggttttgggatttggggtttggggtttgggtttaagttttacggtttcgggtgtagggttttgggtttcgggtgtagggtttgcggtttcaggttttgggatttggggtttggggtttgggtttagggtttagggtgtatggtgtagggttttgggtgtagggtttcaagtatcgggtttagggtttcaggtttggggtttcaggtttagggttttgggtttggggtttcgggtgtagggtttcgggtgtaagGTGTatggtgtagggtttcgggtttaggtttTCAGGTATCAAGTTTATGgttttaggtttagggttttgggtttggggtttcatggTAGGggttcgggtttagggtttcaggtatcgggtttagggtttaaggtatcgagtttagggtttcgtgtttggggtttcaggtgtagggtttcgggtgtagggtgtagggtgtagggttctgggttttggggtttggggtttgggtttaaggtttagggtttcaggttttaggtttagggtttcggggtTCGGGTGTCGTGTGTAGGGTTGGGGTTTCAAGTTTTGGGATTTGgagtttagggtttgggtttagggtttcaggtatagggtgtagggtttcaggtttcaggtttagggtttcaggtattgGGTTTAGGGtgtcaggtttagggtttcaggtttagggttttgtgtttggggtttcgggtgtagggtttcaggtgtagggtttcaggtgtagggtttcaggttttgggatttggggtttgggtttgagtttaaggtttagggtttcgggtgttgggtttagggtttcaggtgtagggtttcgggtttcaggtgtagggttttgggtttcgtgtgtatggtttggggtttcaggttttgtgatttggggtttggggtttggggtttgggtttagggtttcgggtgtagggtttcaggtttagggtttcaggtatcaggtgtagggtttccggtttagggtttcaagtttggGGTTTTAGGTGTATTGttacgggtttagggtttcaggtatcgtgTTTAAGTTTTCGACtttagggttttaggtttaATGTTTCacgtttggggtttcgggtgtagggtgtatggtgtagggtttcgggtttttggatttggggtttcgtgtttgggtttaaggtttggggtttagggtttcaggtttcgggcgTAGGGTTTGTGGTTTcgtgtagggtttggggtttcaggttttgggatttggggtttgggtttagtgTTTGGGTCTAGggttcgggtttcaggtttaagGTCTGGGGTCTGGGGTCTGGGGTCTGGGGTCTGGGGTCTGGGGTCTGGGGTCTGGGTTCTGGGTTCTGGGTTCTGGGTTCTGGGTTCTGGGTTCTGGGTTTAGGGTTCTGGGTTTAGGGTTCGGGGTTCGGGGTTCGGGGTTCGGGGATAGGGGTTCGGGGTTCGGGGTTCGGGGTTCGGGGTTCGGGGTTCAGGGTTCggggggtttggggtttggggtttggggtttggggtttggggtttggggtttggggtttagggtgtagggtgtagggtgtagggttttaggtttagggtttcaggtatcgggtttagggtttcgggtttagggtttcgtgtttggggtttcatgtgtagggtttcatgttttttcgagtgtagggtttcaggtttcaggtgtagggttttgggtttcgtctgtagggtttagggtttcaggttttggggtttggggtttggggtttgggtttagggtgtagggtgtagggtgtatggtttcgggtttagggtatCGTGTTTGGAGTTTTAGGTGCATGGttacgggtttagggtttcaggtatcgggtttaaGGTTTCAGCTTTAGGGTTTCAgctttagggtttcgggtttggggtttctagtttagggtttcgggtgtagggtgtagggttttgagttttgggatttggggatTGTGGTTTGGGTTTAAgttttagggtttcaggtttcaggtttagggtttggggtttcgggtttggggttttgggtgtagggttttgggtttcgtgtgtagggtttgtggtttgggtttagggtttcgggtgtagggtgtagggtttcaggtttagggtttcaggtatcgggtttagggtttcacgtttagggtttcgtgtttggggtttcatgtgtagggtttcaggttttttcgggtgtagggtttcaggtgtagggtttcaggtttcaggtgtagggttttgggttttgtctgtagggtttgggg
Coding sequences:
- the LOC114166787 gene encoding ATG8-interacting protein 1-like, coding for MADNEDGGDKTSRGNEWEVVSLTASTYAAAPGPDDVEMKDEGRESSFVPDEAETSRALFMSGHFVFPPSQHENLPVEPDYSEIHDDSGDKDVTSDETVGEVIRPSGKDEENLTLPGLEVSEEFEGMRYFDQKINRLSVRGKEFEEGTTLPDFGLTEKGEIMYDPAKYTSFQGETTIGGVTAYGESIVEPETTESEGSNVSPDLSLSKNSSKDDEYNTSDLPCGAWWKRRAASLYAHAKETNAFWSVFVAAAVMGLVMLGQHWQQERALQLKWQISINDEVRSRVLAPIIRFKDVIVGGHRRGSLVRGSSSSES